A region from the Vicia villosa cultivar HV-30 ecotype Madison, WI linkage group LG3, Vvil1.0, whole genome shotgun sequence genome encodes:
- the LOC131662141 gene encoding pentatricopeptide repeat-containing protein At2g30100, chloroplastic-like, which produces MAYAQGFTPTLKLGFVFSSVTSPKQRHPLVFPSSKCRFSLKFNDGSFKFQNPLFVSAKPIKGTKSVELDRFVTSDDEEEEEMGDGFLEAIEELERMTREPSDVLEEMNDRLSARELQLVLVYFSQDGRDSWCALEVFDWLRKENRVDKETMELMVAIMCGWVRKLIEEKSGVGDVVDLLVDMDCVGLRPGFSMIEKVVSLYWDMGEKEGAALFVEEVLRRGVSWNEEDPQGHKGGPTGYLAWKMMAEGDYRGAIRLVIRFREAGLKPEIYSYLVAMSAVVKELNEFAKALRKLKSFSRAGLLTEFDREDVELAENYQSELLADGARLSKWVIHEGSPSLHGVIHERLLAMYICAGRGIEAEQQLWKMKLVGKEVDGGLYDIVLAICASQKEDTATARLMTRLEVASPPQKKKSMSWLLRGYIKGGHFNEAAETLMKMLELGFYPEYLDRVAVVQGLRKRIHQYGNLDAYIKLCKSLSEANLIGPCVVYLYTRKYKLWVVKMV; this is translated from the exons ATGGCTTATGCACAAGGGTTTACTCCAACCTTGAAATTGGGTTTTGTGTTTTCTTCAGTTACTTCGCCTAAACAGAGACACCCTTTGGTTTTCCCTTCATCAAAGTGTAGATTTTCCCTCAAATTCAATGATGGGTCATTCAAATTTCAGAATCCTTTGTTTGTGTCTGCAAAACCCATTAAGGGAACAAAATCGGTGGAGCTTGACCGGTTTGTGACGAGCGatgatgaagaggaagaagaaatgGGAGATGGGTTCTTGGAAGCAATAGAGGAGCTTGAGAGGATGACCAGAGAGCCTTCTGATGTTCTGGAGGAGATGAACGATCGTCTCTCGGCTAGAGAGCTTCAGCTTGTGTTGGTTTATTTCTCTCAAGATGGGAGAGATTCTTGGTGTGCTTTGGAGGTTTTTGATTGGTTGAGGAAAGAGAATAGGGTGGATAAAGAGACTATGGAGTTGATGGTTGCTATTATGTGTGGTTGGGTGAGGAAGTTGATTGAGGAAAAGAGTGGTGTTGGTGATGTGGTTGACCTTCTTGTTGATATGGATTGTGTTGGGTTGAGGCCTGGGTTTAGTATGATTGAGAAGGTTGTTTCTTTGTATTGGGATATGGGGGAGAAAGAAGGGGCGGCTTTGTTTGTGGAAGAGGTTTTGAGGCGGGGAGTTTCTTGGAATGAGGAGGATCCTCAAGGGCATAAAGGAGGGCCAACTGGGTATCTTGCTTGGAAGATGATG GCTGAGGGTGACTATCGTGGCGCTATTAGATTGGTAATCCGTTTTAGAGAAGCCGGCTTGAAGCCTGAGATCTACAGTTACCTTGTTGCAATGTCTGCCGTAGTTAAGGAGCTCAACGAGTTTGCCAAAGCTCTACGAAAGTTGAAAAGTTTCTCTAGGGCCGGGCTGCTTACCGAATTCGACCGAGAAGATGTTGAGCTAGCAGAGAACTACCAATCAGAACTTCTAGCCGACGGAGCTCGCTTATCCAAATGGGTGATTCACGAAGGCAGTCCATCACTTCATGGAGTTATTCACGAGAGGCTCCTCGCAATGTACATTTGCGCCGGCCGTGGAATCGAAGCCGAGCAACAATTATGGAAAATGAAGCTCGTTGGCAAAGAAGTCGACGGAGGTCTCTACGACATCGTTCTAGCCATATGCGCTTCTCAGAAAGAGGACACAGCCACGGCAAGGCTAATGACGCGGTTGGAAGTAGCGAGCCCGCCGCAGAAGAAGAAAAGTATGTCATGGCTATTAAGAGGCTATATTAAAGGTGGCCATTTCAATGAAGCAGCAGAAACTCTGATGAAAATGCTTGAGTTGGGATTTTATCCTGAATATCTGGATAGAGTTGCTGTTGTTCAAGGTTTAAGGAAAAGGATTCATCAATATGGAAATTTAGATGCTTATATTAAGCTTTGTAAGTCACTTTCTGAAGCAAATCTTATAGGACCTTGTGTTGTGTATTTGTATACAAGGAAATATAAGCTTTGGGTTGTGAAAAT
- the LOC131656296 gene encoding uncharacterized protein LOC131656296, whose translation MEGLSSSNMPTVMDNQFVMDNQSLLQFVMDNQFQNENVTNVSLPNMFNAMPTVENGIPNPQGNYSILDRETRIRLQNRGYSKTYRERKKYHVENLEDKQNTLTEIICQEIPITKVYTNFGSVIKTEISTLEETLSQVNSNGEVLNAEMNMIINQLDELRLTKEATEVEFDKKKKLAGK comes from the exons ATGGAAGGATTATCAAGCTCAAACATGCCTACTGTTATGGACAATCAATTTGTTATGGATAACCAAAGTTTGCTACAATTTGTTATggacaatcaatttcaaaatgaaAATGTGACTAATGTCTCTTTGCCTAATATGTTCAATGCCATGCCTACAGTTGAAAATGGAATCCCAAATCCTCAAGGAAATTATTCAATCCTAGATCGTGAGACTAGAAT ACGTTTACAAAATAGAGGTTACTCTAAAACCTATCGTGAGAGAAAAAAATATCACGTCGAAAATCTGGAAGACAAACAAAATACCCTAACT GAAATAATATGTCAAGAAATTCCAATAACTAAGGTTTACACAAACTTTGGTTCTGTTATTAAGACTGAAATCAGCACATTGGAAGAAACATTGTCTCAAGTCAATTCAAATGGGGAGGTTCTAAATG CTGAGATGAACATGATTATAAATCAATTAGATGAGCTGAGATTAACCAAAGAGGCAACTGAAGTAGagtttgataagaagaagaaattagCTGGGAAATGA